The nucleotide window GGCCGACAGTTTGCTAAACTCCAAAGTTCTGTTACAAGGAGTCTGGAGTACTTTTGGGTATAAACCCAAGTTAAGCAGCTCTGAATTCAGGCCTGCCTTCCCTCTGAGCTGGCTAGGTACAAGGAAGGTCCACTCTGCATGAAGCACCTCTGCCACAGAAAGCTGCTCTTCCTGAGCTAAAACCTCCTCTGCATGGTTAGGAGACAGCACCAGGGGATCCAACacctttccagctcaggaggaaaaacacagcaagtGCCCCCACACATCACAGGCTCACCCCATGAATTTCCAATGAGATGCCAGATCCTAGGTGGCAAAATTGGCACCAAAAAATGCTTGCAAGTTCCTAGACCACCCAGAGGTTTTATGCGATGTTTTGAATCGTTCAGATTTGCTCTTGCTGGTGATGCAGGGGTGGCCCTGAGATCAAAGAAAGCACTTCCCAAAACCCTGTTTTAAGTGACATGATGCATTTAGGGAAGaccttccttctcttctttccttttttcttttccttttgttttttttttcaattttctttccatCCCTATGAAGAAGATAACAAAGGATGGCATGTCCTCAGAGCACACTGGTGTGTCACTGTGGATGCCAATCCCCACAGACGCTCCTgatgttattaatttttaaaacaaacttgCTGATTGAGGTTCTGACTGCCTTTAAATTGTCTCTACAAGGAGACTGTGTACTAATTAACCCACAGAAACAATCAATGATGTACCTTTTTCAAGTTTCAGGGTGATTAGAATATGAAAATGAAGAGCACAATGGTGCAGATGTTTTAAAATCACAGCAGACAGCAATTAGTGACATGGGAACCAGCTGCTTATCTCTCCAGATAAAGCCTCTTAATAGGGAATTACACTTGAGGAGCCATTACACAGATGGATCTGCGAATGATTTAAAGAGGGGGCGTTGTAGTATTAACTTTGATTTGCAAGCCAGATTCTTGACAAGCTTTATGTCTGTTACCTCCTAAAAAAGGTGCATTTGGAGTAGGAGGGAACCATCCCTTTAAgcagtcagattttttttttttcaggtgttgGGTTTACTAAATgtatattttatcattttttaattttttttttaatttgtattctttaaaataatcacTGTTATTATATTACCAGGCTAttgattttgttgttgtcaTCTGCCCCTAGTTTTTGCATTTGGATTGGAAGCAGCATGTGAGAAGAAATATGCAGAGTGAAGTGTCCTAAAAGAGTCCCTGGGGGACAGATTCTGTTGCTGGGTACTACTTGCAGAGTAGGGTGCTGCCCCTCCTGGGACTGGTACAGCATCATCTCCTCAGCTGCAAGGGCTGGATACCAGAATAAAACTGTTTTGGGGACTAGTCACGTCTGCAGGTGCAGGGTTGCACAGGAGTGGAGGGACAGCATAAAACCTCTTCTTGTCTGTGACCAGTGACTTCCAGTGTATGGGATCTGTCCTGCTCACAGTCTGCCCACCACTGCCAAAGCTGAGGCCTGAAACTCACAAGTTTGTCATTCAAATCTTATTCTACTAATAAGAGGATTGTAATCTTATTCTTATAGTCTGAGGTTTAGACGTGCTGGATCAGGATACTCAAGCATTTTTGCAGTTTAAAAAGCTATCATCTTctttttgtatattttattttctttaaaggaaagttgggattttttaacCTACTAAAAGCACCCAGTAAACTGTATATGAGGAGAAATATTGACATAGTATGCTGAGTTGTAGTAAAATTACATGAGTTAATTTACACTTCTACTTCCACGAAAGAAGGAGAAGACTCTCAGTGCAGAATAGTTGGCTGTGCAAGAAAATCCTCTTTAATGATAGGGCAAATGACAAGCAGAGGCCAGCACTGAAGTTGGAAGCACTTTTAGGGTCTTATAAACCAAAAAGTAAATAAAGATAAATCCTTctgttttcatgaaaaaaagCCCACTATTCTCGATGCCGGTCTCGGCCGGCCGCCACAGGAACTCGGTTTGAGCCAGCAGCCCCATGAAGTTGGAGTATATTACATACTTACTGACAAACAGAGCAAAGAATTTGGGTGAAAGGTATCAAGATATCAGTTTCTTAAGATTCCCTTACCATCCTGACAGGTCTGACATCTCTGTCAGCTTAGCAGAGTCTTGGCTTAGCTGAGCTAGGCCTTATTGGCTTTTTGGGACAGTGCTcacacagcagggaaaattGAAGCCTAAGCATTAGGACCAATGGGATCAAACAGCAACCCAGATGAATACATGGGGAATAAAATACACTTGGCCACTTTACTTTCAACTGATTTAGTTGTGCTTTTAGGTAAACAGTCACCACATATCCATTTCAACCCCTGAAACCCAACCCGCTGCAGCAAAATTGTCTCTAGtcactgtgctgcagaggaaTTATTTTTGGGTGGTTTGGATGTGTCTGGCAAGGCAGAGCCAATAAATGTTTCACTGGAAGAGGTTTCATGAGGAAACCCAGCAGACTGTAATGTGCTTGGGCAGATATATAGTTCTGACATCCTGCTTAGGAAATGGAGTCCCCTGATCCTGCAGACCGGTCATTTTTTGAAGGCCTGTTGAAATTGGAGTGCTTATCTGCGTGATTAAATGCCTCCAGAGCTGGCACCTTTGATGACATAGGCATATCTTCCTCATGAATTTTAAGATCGATGTGGTGgtggcctgtgctgctggagcaatGACAGGGCTGTCATTAGGGATGTGCTGGGAGTTGCATCATCACTGTGTAATGTACAGGCCAAAGAaatggggctggaggagccaaGCCATATATCAGCATTCTTCGCTGATCTATAGCTGGCCTCTCCATTCTGAGCCCTTATTAACTGCCTTAAAATACAGATCAGAGATTATTGCTCCTTCCAGACCATGGATCTCCATGTCTGTGATAGATATGGAGAGACTAGGATGTTGCCAGAGTGCAATGTTCTTTTCATTCCCTGCTGTAACCCTCCttcttatttttatctttttttttttccctcttccaaaTGAAATGCTTCAGGTCATTTAGTTTCACGGCTCAGCACTTGGAAGTAACGTGGGTGTAAGACGCTGCTTTAGCTGGGATCTGttcaggaacagcctggccctgcctcaGTGGGGCTGAGAGAGCCCTCAGCCCAGCATTTCCAGGGCTTCTTCCCATCACGAGTTGTGGTACCCTGGGGAGGTGAAGTTTTATGTGAGGCTGGAGGGAAGAACAGCCATCTCCCCCTGGCACATCACCAGGGCATGGCCTGCCCACCTCCTTGTGCCAGGACACCCAGCCTAGTGGGAGAAGCCCAAGTGGCCCAGGCAAAATCTCTGGAGCTTTGGGATCagtttaaataattaaaaaaaacaagctgTAAAActccagtgctggtgctgctggtttcCCCTTCCTGGAGGAGAAGATATGGACGTGGATGGGCCCCCTGTTCTGAAGGAGGGCATCAGTGTGGGTTGTgtcctctgtgtgctgcagggctcGTGTGTGGGAGGCCactgtgaggaagaggaggagaaggattCATTCCCCAAGGGCTGTTTATGCTTTCAGCTCTTTTCTCAGGCTGAGGAAACCGGGTGTCGCTCACCCACGACATCTGCAGCTCCACCACAGCTGCATGCTTTCGTTCTCTCACTCCACAATTCCTGGAAATCTCTGTTTTCCCTGAGCGTGGCTGGTCCATGTGTGTGACAGCTGAACTATCCACAGGATTTAAGACTCCCTGATTGCTGCTCAGACAATGGACCAGAACAACTTCATCATTATTGCCTATTCCAGAAAAGCCACATGTCTATATTTATATGGGCATGAAAGATAGCTCAGCATCAATTTGTCAATAATGTGCATGTTTAGTGGCCACTAAATAATGTGCCATGGGCTTGGGGTTGTCTTTTCAAACTTCTCTGAAGTTGCTCAGAGCTAGGGATGCCTAATTTTCCCTCCTATTCCCTTTTGCCTGCTTGCCCCAAAATTTGTGTTGCAAACACCCCAAAGGGAGATCTAATGGGCTACTGATAGAAGCTTAATTGTAACAGGGTGTTTGTAGGAACACAGGACACACAGTATTTATTAtctacttttctttccttggttatgtttttattttcagtctcatCATTTATTTGGCATTCACAACAGTGTCAGTAGTTTGTACAAAACCATTTGTACAGTCCGACCCAGAGctttacaaaataaaagctgcaaaataaaaaaataaaaaaaacaaccccccaaaaaacaccccaaaacagatcaaccaaagaaagtaaaaaacaaatagatcgatactttttctttaaaaggaaaaagttacAGCTgaagtaaacattttttttttttagctggaGGCCCACCAAGAGAAAAACAGTAGAGTTTCTTTTGCTCTGTAAGAGTCTTCAGCATAATTCTGCCCTTGCTGTAACCTCTGTGGCTTCAAGAGCTCCTGTCAGAGTAGAAATCATGTTGAAAATATCTCTCACCAACATTGCAAATAGcagagttttaaaattaaaaagggagTAGTGCAAATCTTGAACCTGCCAAGCGTGCCTCACAGACTCAACGCTATGTATATGATTTTAAGCACTAAGTATGCAGGGATGGCTTCCATGTGGAAATTCAAGTAAATCTTTGCAGAATTTGCCTTCATAGGGAAGTGGACCCATGGGTTTTCCTCTTGTTTGTTACAACTTCGAAGataattttgcagttttcttGTTTACAATAATGAGTTTAATTGCTGCTGTTGAGCCTCAAGTTCTGTGAGTgattatttttcaggaaaaaggcATTCTCACCAGGAGGTTGAGTTGCACCATTCATCCATTGAAAGGGGATATTTCACTggtgttttaaattaaaaatcaatagAATGTGTTCCCTTAGTAATTTTGCATTTATAGAAATATTTCCACTGTTTTTAGAGCAgggaaaccaaacaaaacttgTTTACTGTGCATGAAATCTAAATGCAAATTTGGCTCAAGTATAGGAAGATTTTAGAAAGGTTCCTAACACTTACAAAGTCATTGTTGTTATTCACTGCATAAATAAAGAACTGCAACCAGTGGTTATGAATGGGCTGctaaactaattttattttttcctgtttattttctgctcCCTTCCAGGTTTATGACAGGCCACAAAAACATTCTGCTCTGCACTATGATCCGGGCCTCCAACAAGACTTCACCAGTGACACCTTAAAATCAAAACACCAGCAGAAAAGTAGCAACCAGCACCACATTGACTGGTCAGCGAGCTCCGACACTGGACCCGCTTCTCAGAGCTGCTTCATcaacacagagcccagcagagaaGCAATTAGTGCCACCAaggtctctgctctggagccaggagTTTCCTACAGCAAATCCCAGGCCAAgaagtcctgcagcagcagcagcagcaccagcagcagcagctcgtgGGGGCAGCTGTCGGTCAGTAGTAAGGAGCTGGCGATTTGCAGCGCAGTCCCGTCACCCAATGGCATCAGCACagccacccagcccagcagtgcctccgAGTGCAATGGGCTTTTGCCTCTTGGAGATCAAgagggagctgtgcagctggaggcccCCGATCAGCCCGCTGGAAGTACGAAGAAGAAGTCCAGCAAAAAGGACTTGATGAGCCAAACCATGCAAACCACAGATATGGAATGGGTAAAGAGTGCTCAGAAAGCATTTGACAGCAAATCCCATGACAGcatggaagggaaaaaggagTCTTACTCAATGGACAGTATGTTGGATATGTCACCCTCGAAGCAGAATCCCGTTTCTGCCAGCACTTGTGAAAGTGACACCAATCACGTACGAATTACAATCCCAATAAAGTCTCCGACAACAGATGCGTCTGgccacaaaaggaaaaagaggcaaTCCATTAAATCCTCCTTAGAGAAAACTATCCAGGAGAAAAGCCTGCCTTCCGTGCTTGCTTTGAGCAGTGAAATGGCAAACAGGACCAGCTCTCAACCAGAGGGGAATAAAAAAGATCTTCGAGCCACAAAGCCAGGGAAAGTGATGGAAAATGAGTCCCCCTTGGTAGCAATTGACAGTGGTGTGTTCACAGACAAAGCGTCCCCCAACAGTGCTGCCCGACCCAGGAAACCTGCACCCGTGACATCCACTCTCCTTCCCACCAATCTTTCCACAGCTGGCAAGTTACCTgacatccagcaccccaaacacGCAGCTAAGCGTCGGTGGACCTGCAGCAAACCTAAATCTATTATTCGGGAGACCTCCCTGACGACGTCTGAGAAGCTGATGGTGGAGCCTCCTTCAGCCTATCCCATCACACCATCCAGCCCTTTGTATACCAATACAGACAGTCTTACTGTGATCACACctgtcaagaaaaaaagaggacgACCAAAGAAACAGCCTTTGCTCACTGTTGAAACCATTCACGAGGGGACCTCCACCAGCCCAGTGAGCCCTATCAATCGTGAATTTCCaggaacaaagaaaaggaagaggaggaggaatcTGGCCAAGTTTGCCCAGATGGTTCCAGGAGAGGACAAGTCCATCAGTGAACTCAAATTTCACAAAAAGGTCGGGAAACTTGGGGTCTTGGATAAGAAGACCATCAAGACCATTAATAAGATGAAAACCCTCAAGAGGAAGAACATTCTCAATCAGATCTtgtcctcctgctccagcagcataGCTCTGAAAGCAAAAGTCCAGCCACCATCTAGTGCTGGGCCAACCACCATTGATGCCAGGCTAGGGAAGCAGATCAATGTCAGCAAGAGGGGGACTATCTACATTGGTAAAAAACGGGGCAGAAAGccaagggcagagctgcagcctcagccgGAAGAACCTAAGACAGCCATCAAGCACTCAAGGCCTGTTTCCAGCCAGCCAGAAAACCCAGCAGTGCCTTCCAACCTGCAGTCACTTGTGGCATCGTCACCAGCAGCTATTCATCCGCTTTCAACGCAATTAGTGGGGATCAACGGCAACCTCAGCCCTGCAAGCACTGAAACTAATTTTTCAGAGTTAAAAACTATGCCAAATCTTCAACCTATCAGTGCTCTTCCTACAAAAACCCAGAAAGGAATGCACAGTGGAACTTGGAAGCTGTCTCCACCCAGGCTAATGGCTAATTCACCTTCTCACCTCTGTGAAATAGGTTCTCTGAAAGAAGTCACGCTGTCGCCAGTGAGCGAGTCTCACAGTGAGGAAACCATACCGAGCGACAGTGGGATAGGTACAGACAACAACAGTACCTCTGACCAAGCCGAGAAAAGCTCAGAATCCCGCCGGAGATACTCCTTTGATTTCTGCACCCTGGACAATCCAGAGGCTATCCCATCTGACACCAGCACAAAGAACAGGCATGGTCACCGGCAGAAGCATCTCATTGTGGATAACTTTCTCTCTCACGAAAGTATTAAAAAGCCAAAgcacaagaggaaaaggaaaagcctgCAGAACAGAGATGACCTCCAGTTTCTGGCAGACCTTGAGGAACTCATCAATAAGTTTCAAGTGTTCAGGATTTCCCATAGAAGTTATACATTTTATCATGAAAATCCATATCCCAGCATCTTCAGGATTAATTTTGATCACTACTACCCTGTGCCATATATCCAGTATGACCCATTGCTCTATCTTCGCAGGACCTCTGATATGAAGTCTAAGAAGAAGCGTGGTAGACCTGCCAAAACCAATGACACCATGACAAAGGTGCCTTTTTTACAAGGGTTCGGTTACCCTATTCCCAGTGGGAGTTACTATGCACCCTATGGAATGCCTTACACATCAATGCCTATGATGAATCTTGGTTACTACGGTCAGTATCCAGCTCCTTTGTACCTGTCTCACACGCTTGGAGCGGCTTCCCCATTTATGAGACCTACCGTGCCCCCACCCCAATTCCATGCAAGCTCTCATATGAAGATGTCCACCACTGccaaacacaaagcaaaacacGGAGTGCACCTACAAACCCCTGTGGGAATGGGCCTTGGAGACATGCAGTCCTCTTTGGCTCCTCCAAAGGTTGGAGGAACAAGCCTTTCAAGTGGCCGACTTCACAAAAGGAAACACAAACATAAGCACAAGCATAAGGACGAGCGGATACTGGGGACTCACGAAGATCTGAGTGGTCTCTTTGCTAGCAAGTCCACTGGCTTCTCCAGCCACGCCATCAACGAGAGGCTGAGTGGCTCAGACAAAGACCTGTCCTTGCTCAACGAGAAGAGCAAGCATAAGGAGAAGCAGAAGCACCAGCATTGTGAAACCGGGCACAAAGGCTCAAAGAGTAACTTTGAAGTGGATACGCTGTCTACGCTATCACTTTCTGATGCCCAGCAGTGGTCACAGAGTAAAGATAAAAGTGACTCAAGCAGTGATCCCATTGACTCTTGCACAAAGAGATACTCTGGTAATACTGAGAGTAATGGAAGGTCAGAGTCCCTGGACATGTTTGGTGAAATAAATTCCTCAAGTGAGAAGCGGGACAATGATGCAAGTGGGAATAAAAGAAGAAGCTTTGAAGGCTTTGGAACTTACAGGGAAAAGGACATTCAGCCCTTCAAGACAAATAGGAAGGACAGAAGTACTTTTGATTCTTCAGCCTCTTCAGGTAAGCTttgttttattctattttaCTTTGACTATTTACTGCACTTGAATTTCAATGATGAACAAAGAGGGACCATTTACAGCAAATACATTTATGAGATAAtaacttttctgccttttgtaaCTGACTGTCACTCTTCATCCAAACTTAGGGGAGATCAACAAGAAAGTTGGCCACATCTTAGGCCCAAAGTTTTACAAGTCTTCGAGTTGTTACACAGCacttttataaatatttgaacTGCCTTCACCCATCTCTCATGGCTTGTTGCACTTCCTAAAATCTGACCATTGCATTCTGCAACAGCAGCAATTGCAATTCCTGTTGGCGAGGTGGTCATCCCTCTAATCAGTGTCCAACATCACACGATCAAAGTCACTGTCCAGCATTTGGGAAAAGAGCAGAGAGTCTCTGCTCTGGCCCATAAAGTGACCAAAACACATTTGTTGATGGGGTGGACCAGACAGGTGAGTCTGTGTCCCATTAACGTGTTCTACTGCTGATCCAGAGGCATCCACCATGGTGATGGCTGGGCTGAATATTTAGAGATCCTGGGTACAGTTCTATTGTAAATCTGTCACTTCCAGTCTGCAGGTGTCatgtaaaataaatatcttgAGCTTTGAGTGActgtgggaaggggctggtgTCATGGAAACAAACCCTCTCCAATGGACTCTGAAGAGTTTTAGGTCTCATGACTTGGAAATATAAGCTGGGTAGATGAAGAGGGAGGAAGCTCCTTTCAGCTGCTAAGGACATCTGTTCCACTCCTGCAGggtggggaaaaagggaatCTGAATCTTGCCTGAGAGACTGAATTGTACTTTACAATAGGGAGCTGCTTTTGTGATGACACAGAGGCAGGTGTTTTGGTGCATTACAAATGAATTTAGCTTGGGAGCAAGCCCAGTGCTTCTACACCATCAGATATTTATCACAAAGCAGATTTCACACTCAGCTCTGGAAAGGGGTGAGCTTTTCTGAACCAACCAATGGTGGATGAGATTCTGATGTGCTAAAAAAGAGCTTCAAAGAAAAGTAGCTGATAGcctaaaatttcaaaattaaaagaaaattaactgagAACACAGGAGTAGAGAATTTGTACAACTTGCCAATATAAGGATCTAAAGTTTTTTACTGACTAGTAACTGATCAAGTTCCAAAGACTGCTCATGCTTAAGCCACCTAAACATTTCCAATTCCTTCACCGAGCCCAGAATCTGAAATACAGTGGTAAAAAGCGGTCTGAAATGACAGATTACCCCAAGAAACGTTCCCATTCATGATATCATATTATATTAGAGCAGTTGTGACATCAAAAAATGATGCATCCAAAAAtataggaaaagaaatttaaataagtCTCTGAACATCAGAGTTGCAACATGCCTGACAAGGAACAAAGGTATTCTCCACCAAGTGCTGCAGTGGCTATTTCATTAAGGAAGCTGGGTCCTGGCACATAGGATTAAAAGGCTTCAAAGTGTTTATCAagct belongs to Haemorhous mexicanus isolate bHaeMex1 chromosome Z, bHaeMex1.pri, whole genome shotgun sequence and includes:
- the SETBP1 gene encoding SET-binding protein isoform X4; its protein translation is MEPRETLSSSRQRGGEADFLPAAVTSTKASPVSGCAGETMLSSSGVGKGIPVSSERLEPEEEDELGSGRDVDSTSNADSEKWVAGDGLEEQEFSIKEANFTEGSLKLKIQTTKRAKKPPKNLENYICPPEIKITIKQSGEQKLSRTGKNSKTTKEEDRSHSKKKVYDRPQKHSALHYDPGLQQDFTSDTLKSKHQQKSSNQHHIDWSASSDTGPASQSCFINTEPSREAISATKVSALEPGVSYSKSQAKKSCSSSSSTSSSSSWGQLSVSSKELAICSAVPSPNGISTATQPSSASECNGLLPLGDQEGAVQLEAPDQPAGSTKKKSSKKDLMSQTMQTTDMEWVKSAQKAFDSKSHDSMEGKKESYSMDSMLDMSPSKQNPVSASTCESDTNHVRITIPIKSPTTDASGHKRKKRQSIKSSLEKTIQEKSLPSVLALSSEMANRTSSQPEGNKKDLRATKPGKVMENESPLVAIDSGVFTDKASPNSAARPRKPAPVTSTLLPTNLSTAGKLPDIQHPKHAAKRRWTCSKPKSIIRETSLTTSEKLMVEPPSAYPITPSSPLYTNTDSLTVITPVKKKRGRPKKQPLLTVETIHEGTSTSPVSPINREFPGTKKRKRRRNLAKFAQMVPGEDKSISELKFHKKVGKLGVLDKKTIKTINKMKTLKRKNILNQILSSCSSSIALKAKVQPPSSAGPTTIDARLGKQINVSKRGTIYIGKKRGRKPRAELQPQPEEPKTAIKHSRPVSSQPENPAVPSNLQSLVASSPAAIHPLSTQLVGINGNLSPASTETNFSELKTMPNLQPISALPTKTQKGMHSGTWKLSPPRLMANSPSHLCEIGSLKEVTLSPVSESHSEETIPSDSGIGTDNNSTSDQAEKSSESRRRYSFDFCTLDNPEAIPSDTSTKNRHGHRQKHLIVDNFLSHESIKKPKHKRKRKSLQNRDDLQFLADLEELINKFQVFRISHRSYTFYHENPYPSIFRINFDHYYPVPYIQYDPLLYLRRTSDMKSKKKRGRPAKTNDTMTKVPFLQGFGYPIPSGSYYAPYGMPYTSMPMMNLGYYGQYPAPLYLSHTLGAASPFMRPTVPPPQFHASSHMKMSTTAKHKAKHGVHLQTPVGMGLGDMQSSLAPPKVGGTSLSSGRLHKRKHKHKHKHKDERILGTHEDLSGLFASKSTGFSSHAINERLSGSDKDLSLLNEKSKHKEKQKHQHCETGHKGSKSNFEVDTLSTLSLSDAQQWSQSKDKSDSSSDPIDSCTKRYSGNTESNGRSESLDMFGEINSSSEKRDNDASGNKRRSFEGFGTYREKDIQPFKTNRKDRSTFDSSASSGIAGPHLKADQTSLHGKMESSACNVMTRRKPAAVDSVAMPSPVLSLLPSSSATSEAASSPLKKRFKRREIEAIQCEVRKMCNYTKILSTKKNLDHVNKILKAKRLQRQSKTGNNFVKKRRGRPRKQPLSFDEDSRDQMPVLEKCVDLPSKRGQRPTLNPLILEQAATQDTIMATIEAVIHMARETPPLPPPLPPPPPPLPLPLPRAPRVGKRKNKSPQEEEEDVKVKRHRKGRGSESEGLP